A window of Synchiropus splendidus isolate RoL2022-P1 chromosome 9, RoL_Sspl_1.0, whole genome shotgun sequence contains these coding sequences:
- the ciao2b gene encoding cytosolic iron-sulfur assembly component 2B isoform X2 gives MSSGTQLENANPVIFQRSDERLLTATDEDEDVHDPIDDREIFDMIRSINDPEHPLSLEELNVVEQVRVKVKDAESTVEVEFTPTIPHCSMATLIGLSIKIDVHITPGTHASEEAVNKQLADKERVAAALENSSLLEVVNQCLTSKSM, from the exons ATGTCTAGTGGAACACAACTGGAGAACGCAAACCCAGTGATCTTCCAGCGGTCTGACGAGAGGTTGTTGACGGCCACAGACGAGGACGAGGATGTCCATGATCCCATCGATGATCGAGAAATATTTGATAT GATCAGATCCATCAATGACCCAGAACACCCTCTCTCTCTGGAGGAGCTCAATGTTGTCGAACAAGTCCGAGTCAAA GTCAAGGATGCTGAGAGCACTGTGGAAGTAGAGTTCACACCGACGATCCCGCACTGCAGCATGGCGACTCTCATTGGTCTGTCGATAAAG ATCGATGTCCACATCACTCCTGGGACTCATGCCTCAGAGGAAGCAG TGAACAAACAGCTTGCCGACAAAGAGAGAGTAGCAGCAGCTCTGGAGAACTCCTCTCTGCTGGAGGTGGTCAACCAGTGCCTGACTTCCAAGAGCAtgtga
- the ciao2b gene encoding cytosolic iron-sulfur assembly component 2B isoform X1 codes for MSSGTQLENANPVIFQRSDERLLTATDEDEDVHDPIDDREIFDMIRSINDPEHPLSLEELNVVEQVRVKVKDAESTVEVEFTPTIPHCSMATLIGLSIKVKLLRSLPNRFKIDVHITPGTHASEEAVNKQLADKERVAAALENSSLLEVVNQCLTSKSM; via the exons ATGTCTAGTGGAACACAACTGGAGAACGCAAACCCAGTGATCTTCCAGCGGTCTGACGAGAGGTTGTTGACGGCCACAGACGAGGACGAGGATGTCCATGATCCCATCGATGATCGAGAAATATTTGATAT GATCAGATCCATCAATGACCCAGAACACCCTCTCTCTCTGGAGGAGCTCAATGTTGTCGAACAAGTCCGAGTCAAA GTCAAGGATGCTGAGAGCACTGTGGAAGTAGAGTTCACACCGACGATCCCGCACTGCAGCATGGCGACTCTCATTGGTCTGTCGATAAAGGTCAAGCTGCTTCGCTCACTTCCAAACAGATTTAAA ATCGATGTCCACATCACTCCTGGGACTCATGCCTCAGAGGAAGCAG TGAACAAACAGCTTGCCGACAAAGAGAGAGTAGCAGCAGCTCTGGAGAACTCCTCTCTGCTGGAGGTGGTCAACCAGTGCCTGACTTCCAAGAGCAtgtga